ACGTGGTTTTGAGCCAAAACTTCTTTTAACCTTCAGCTCCGGCTTTGAGTGGATTGGCTTCCTTTATTTCCATGATGCCGTCACAGGAGAGCGTCACCAAATCTTTGAGGCTGCACAAAAGAGTAAAAGCACAATGTTCAGTTTTCCGACTTCACTTTGAGCAGTTGTTGAACGTTGGGATCACAGCACAGTAAACATTGGTCAAACATGATAAAACATCGGCATGAACGTGAATGATTTAGGAGCCTGGGAGAATCTTCACTCTTTGGCATCGCCTCTGCTCAGAAAAATGCTGACTGTGACCGACGATTATTCCCACCATTAATTATGGAGGACGAAAATGATTTTGTTGGCTGAAGAAACGGGACGACTTCACAGCGTTCGACAGGCCAACGGATGATGGGGTCATGCGTCCGAGTATCTTGGACAAGAACCTTCAGTGGTTCATCGAGTTGTTGGGCGCCTTCGCCCTTGATTTGCTCAGTTTGAACCGGCGACCAGCTCGAGGAAGAGTTCTAAACTTGAAATTTACCGATGATGGACTGCATAGTgttcattgggatttttaaagaAGTCCAAGCAAATACCCAGTTTTGGACTTGGTGAGCAAACTGTTTCAGAGGTTTGTAGTTCCTTTACAGTATGTACAGGTGTGCATGATGCCAAACCATGTCCAATCACCTGAACAGGTGGAATCTTCAGATGAAGAAATGTGTCAAAGATGGCATAATACAATATTGAACTACATTGCAAAAGGCTGTTAATACTtcttatgtaaaaaaatgtatattaaacaaaaaacacttctcaTTTTGGGGTATATTGTGTAGAATCTTTAAAAGAGGATATCAACcacccccagaaaaaaaaacacatttttttgacatgttctatgcagccccactagtctaaacatagcattctgattgatattacattggtggaaaatgagttataaaacaaaatccagccctttttatccatctcagggggcggccagaaaaaaaattgagaagcactgacaaacaataaatgaagcaaaattgcaaaaaaaggcaattttcctggaggtcaaattgagttttgaggaccaaaattaaaaaaaacaatttatcactatccgccatttttggttgtttactttcaccccgaacgctttgaggtcggaactgggaagtttcaactcggatatttaCGACTTCCAACATTATACTCATGATCCGTTTGTACGTTCCGACGTGATACCTGTGCCGTTTGAAATCCGGTCTGACCTCGCACGAAGTCATCCTGGTTGTTTATGAATTCATCATGAAAGAACAGGGGAGAAATCCCCAGCTGCAGGAAAAGCAAAACGCAGCAGTCCGTTTCTAATTCACATatgactattttattttattttttttgcaaagcacAACGCATTGTAACCTACCTGTCTGAAGAAGCGTCTGCCTGGTGTCGATATAGCAGTTAAGCTGACCCTCTCGCCGCTTTTCCGAACCATTTTGACAATGTCGTCATGCTCCATGAATTCCACTGGTTCTCCGTTGACCGCCAGCAGCAGATCTCCGTCTTCCATTCCTGACTCTTCTGCTGGGCTCCCCTGATCCACCTCCCGGAGCACATGAACTGCACGGCCATCACAAACGTGtactttcatttatttgtgcaagaggagcttcatttgaacatttttttttaacaaatgataTTTAATATGGCAACTCCAGTTGTAGCACCcactggtggctatttttttttttttaaatgcagtttaatttttgcaaggcatgttttggcccttctatgtttaaaatccacgataaaggtcagatgaaggggataatatgcttgtgaacagtcaatatgtggaggaactaaatttattgtatttatttaattcattattaatttatgaatgtcaattaatttattaattgtattaataataaaaaatatcaatttattgtaaagCTCGTATTAGTGCCTCAACATAGAGATTatatttatatctttttttatatatatatttataattctTTTAGATCtatcattgctgtaatgtacaaaaacacaatgtgCGTGTGTTCTTTTGTATAAGCAaattttttattacaatattgtgaccttttgtatcgccaacctccccacaatatcgtgataattatcgtatcgtgatcttcatatcgtatcgtataaTCTGGCTACTTTTTGTCCATTTCCTCATTTGACTCCGCCCATCACAAATGTCTCACCTGGTTGTCGTTTATCTGGAAACCTCTCTTGCTTCAGCATGAAACCATATCCGTCAGGCCCTTTGACCAGATGCATCGTCTTTGCCGAGTGTGGCAGGTGAACGTGGCCCGCCAACACAGGCAAGATGGCCATCTTCCTCCGCATGTAGCGAGACTCGCTTTCCCCGTCAATGACCAGCACCGTCACAGAGTCGACGCTCTTCTTCAGCTGAGAACCGAATAGAGAACCTTTCATGGCCGACGTcgcgatgacgtcacggtgtttaccggaggcaaaaacaaccgccggaggcaacggaagtgcagttagaagtaaacaacgctggttgtctgttaGAAAATGTCgccttgttgtgtttttggttgccagagCCGCGGACAAAGAAAAACAtacttcatatcaggtaagatttaacGATCAGCTTCAGCCCggacaatgatatgggctagaattagttgtgattgaaatgacttaagttagtcattatttgtgggattctttttacaaaaagtccgtgtttacatgctacatgcgcgaatgctaaccgctaagCTAACCAAATGTTAGcttgtatgtttcagttttgtggaggcaaaagcccccacaatggttccgataacttgTTGTAAAATTTTTGTAGGAGAGGTCCATGCCTCGTctatcctcgtcttctgtccctgtcgttgacttggcagcacttgcgaccgcacggcacaaaagtcctcgctcaagttgttatattcgaaattttgaacatgacgtagttagttgtagacatgtaatgatttataggccttcagtttatctttagtataaaGGCCCAGTTTTTCTAGAAGGTATATTTACACGGTGGGTAGTCCCGTTAAATTGTCTATCCAGTGCGTGAGTGCGTACGGGTCAGTAAATATCGtcccatcagtcagagttaactttttaacgtaacattcacggtcgtggggagtcagtttactcacatattcactcaaatggccgttttccgcgtccattccgacgtgaaatttctgtgaaaatgtgctTACTGatgttagaaccacacgccaactgaggtgtttttgcctccagctaagccccgccctttaaattgcgtcacattgtttacaaacgttGAGCTGCTCACATTCCTAAATTAGCGTATAATATAGTCATGAACGTATAAGAAAATTTGCTTACTGATCTGTTGACGGAGACGTGCGTGAGACCGGACGTCGCGACACCGTCCATCCACACCAATCTGTCTCCGCTGGCCACTCCGGCTTTTTCTCCTGGGCCGCCATTTTCTACACTCAGTATGCAATGTCCTCTCAGGCCTGCACATATTTGAGACACGTCAAAGCGAGAATTTCCACCTCCATTTTGTGCCGGTACCTTCCGGCGAGATCAGGGTCATCCCCAGGCCAGAGTGCAGGCGCCGGCTGACGTGACACAGTTTGGGTCGAGAGCAATGGCCGCCCTTGGCGGCCGTGGCCAGACTCTGTAAGTCCACACCTGAGCACACTGCCTGAATTTGGACAAAACACGATCGCCACAATTTGAATCGCCAGATGTAAAAATCAGACCATGTTAATTGATAAGCTGCATTTCTGGTACCTGCTCATAGTCGTGTCTTCTCAACACCAGGAGAAACAAATGTAAGCCGCACGTCTGGATCTTCCTCGCCACCTGTTGGATAATTACGgcgtgacactttttttttttaaagctgcagTTTGCAGTGTTGTCAAAGTACACCTGCATCAGGTTAGAAGGCGTTTCCTCATATTTTGGACACAAAATGTCTTTCAAGGTTATTCGGAATTTTTGTTATTGAGAACCAGCCGTTTagccagtggtgtcaaacatacggcccgcgggccggatcaggcccgcaaaggggattaatctggcccgcgagatgattttgtaaagttaaaaaaaataaataaaaattgtaatgtcggaccaattaatcagccggccacaatcaaaatatataaaatttgtcatttcacaagcagtcctcagatgagcaatgcaacttgtacgggggaatcatcctagatgtcattattttacacataacTTAAATTATTGTGCacgatttgttttattattattactattattattattattatttattaatattattattttaatcatacacatagaccgacataaacgtgttaaatacgacacaaattcaattactggtaaccagtgttgccggtaactaagtaacgcgttactcaaaaaattttgcttttttctttatttcagtcataaatggtcaaataaagaaGGCtactgtaaagatattttggggcaaattctTACAAATGCAGCTATAATAATGAGCCTCGTGGCTTCTGTTATGACTTGCCTTTTATAACAGCTGATTTGACATTTGTGttcagggcaaaaaaaaaaaaaaaaatccaaagtctgACCTTAAAGAAGTCCATATCGAGCACATATTCATCGTTGACCTCCAACACTCGGTCGCCCCGTTTGAGTCCGCTGTGCTCAGCTGGGCTCCAGGGGTCAACATCTGTGATCTCCAAGCCTTGCTCGTCTGTGGTCCTCTGCAAGTAGAAGCCAAAATTCTGCCCCTCCACGCGCCTCAAACGCTGGAGTTTGGGCAGAGGATTTGGCTCCGACTCTGGACACACGTTTAACAAAACAAGTTGCTTCCGAGTTAGCGGACCATGACGTGACCGTTCCAACGGAAAGCTTACCAAAATCATCAGTGATGACCAGAGCTGGATTATCGATCCCTTCCTTTGGGTTGAAGGTAAAACTGTCAGCacaaatgtgggaaaaaaaagaaaaaaaaagaagtcatggcTGCTTTAGATAGTACAGGACATAAATGCGCTGCACCGGAAACATGTCTATTCCTCAACGACTGTTCAAGAACCCATCAACTGATTTGGATCAGAGAAAGCAAATTATAGGTATAGGTAGCATCCAAAATGAAAGTCTTCGTTGGGGGCTAAAAATTCTGTCCTCAAGTGTAGAATGTTTTGACAAGCAGATGTAACAGATCCGATCAGGTTAtgatctggggttggatcccaaaaacacagacacaaataagaccttaactaacagtaagcataacccttgcatgaccctagtcatgactaagcataacccttgcataacccttgcatgacagtaagcataacccttgcatgatcctagtcatgactaagcataacccttgcatgacagtaagcataacccttgcatgaccctagtcatgacagtaagcacaacccttgcatgacccttgtcatgactaagcataacccttgcatgacagtaagcataacccttgcatgaccctagtcatgactaagcataacccttgcataacccttgcatgacagtaagcacaacccttgcatgaccctagtcatgacagtaagcacaacccttgcatgaccctagccatgacagtaaacataacccttgcatgaccctggtcatgacagtaagcataacccttgcatgaccctggtcatgacagtaagcataacccttgcatgaccctagtcatgactaagtataactcttgcatgaccctagtcatgacattaaGCATAagccttgcatgacccttgtcatgacagtaaacataataacccttgcatgaccctagccatgacagtaagcatcCATCCAAGCTTCCATGTAATAATATCTAATCAGGGTTTTATGTTCAGCTGACACTGATGATGGGAACTTTGTACATCGACTCTGTTTACATTCCTCAGCAGCTGATTCAGGTGAAACCGATTTTTCAAGGCTGCTCTGAGTGTTCAAAACTGCTGCTCTGAGAGATCGCTCCTCAGTAGGCCGAGAGAACATTAACCCAATAAAACACGACAGGATatagcaaaaataataaaagcagaTTTTGACTGTGAGGTGGGAGGCTGCTCTCAGACTcttgaatcatcatcatcatcatcatcatcacatcaaCCTGGATTCCCCAAAACTTTATCGGATGGAAATGAGAGCAGCCAGTGTCAAATAAAATCAGCATATTATCACGATAAAGGCAGAACTGCCACATGTTGACTCGTCTTTAACCCGAAAGTTACTCACCGTGGAAGATCAGTCACATCCTGGCAGCCTACGGGAAACACATGACACAAACATGCAAAAAGTTACTCTTGCTGACTGTCTTTACCTCACAATTCGCCACGACCAATTTTTGACATAAGCAGGATGGTACTTGGTGACTAAACTGGCAATGTTTAACAAAAGGTTAACAAATAACTGTCATGTTGAATACAATTGACTGGAACGCCAAACGGTAACGAGTCTCATGTATTTTTCACACCACTTTAAAACAAACCCCTTAAAGTAAACTATTTCATATTCCCTAATCATCATAATTATCAGTACAGTACACATCTTGCCGCGTTGCGAAGGCGTTGACAGCACAAACAAGACATTTTACAGCCATTTTACAGCATGTCAgcgacttccttttttttttttttttatacaaaaacaaGCATTCATTTGAAATTTGTGGCAAGTGTTTTTGTTCAGGTAAAGAGTGAAAGGGAAAGAGGAGCTTACCTGTACCTGAGATGGGCCTCATGATGTTCGGCTCACGACGAAGAGCAGTTGAGAGAACAGCTTCAACAGTTGGAGGATTATAAAAAGACTTTATCAGCAAGTCACTTGGAGACAGACGCCTTTCTTAACAACCGTCTTGTTTAAATATTTACCCACCGTGCGGTTTCGGCGACGGTGAGCAGCGTGTTCATGCAGCGCTAGCGTTAAAAGGCAAcagtcaggtgtttttttttttttttttatcttctcaCAAGAGTAAACATTTGCAGAAAATCGAAAGACACGCTGCATTTTGCGCAAATGCAGGACAACGCCCTTGATGAAAACACGAGTCAAACTTAATCAGCATTGCGccatttctgtattttgtgtttaatATACACAATACTGAATCAAATTGAGAAAGCAATGCGTTGGACTTTATTGAAGACAAACAGTTGGACAGATTCAAGTAGATTGGTATTCttataaaatctttttttttttttccaacaataaggTCAAAGATTTACAGTAAAAAGGTGGAAATTGAAATTCTACAGGCATAGACAATTGTTTTTCGTAACATAGAGGATTGCCGTTACTGTACTCTGTTATTAggaaacatatgctaaaatgaaaagaaacaaataaggcAGAATTGAACTGTCGTTAATCTTCTGCAAGTACAAATATCCGTATCGGAAATATACACATAAAAATTTGTCacttaaaagaaacaaaacaaaacaaacctacagccaaaaaaaataattataatcatCAATTGCTCTCCAAAATTCCAAAGACAGAggcaacattttatttgatggctaaTCCACATGACACATCCTTACAATGTTTAAAACGATTTATTAACAGAAGGTACGGTGAGGAAAATGATATTTAATCTGCTTCTGTTATTAGcttatttacacacaaaaatcCTGATGTCTATTTTCACttcaaaaatgatttaatttcaACATTCAATTTCAACGTTTCACTTCCTCAGACTCGCAGCTGTCACATGAAACCCGTTTTTAACCATTTTACTGTAGAAACAACCGACAAAACGGTTCAACAATTTGCTAGCTTTGAGCTGCTGACGGGCAACATAAATGCTGACGGGGGCCATCTTTTTAAAtgcaagaactttttttttttctacacgaaTTAACTCAGAACTTTAATATTATTGATAATGAGGTACTACGTTTGTCCCGCATATCAttccaaatgtgcaaaaaaaaaaaaaagattgtggcTACTTACATTGAAGTTTAAGGCAGTATAAAACGCAGTGTAAGTGCAACTAAgcaatgtctgccatctagtggtgattggtaatattacaacttaaaaactACACTTGATCACTGCATATTCACATGCACCCATGGATTtgcatatttacattttttttttctggaggaCCACACCCCTTTGATGACTTTTAAAATGCATCCTGagctttaaatttaaaaaaaaaaatgtattccagTTAGTGATTGTCTCACGCGGAGGGAGGCGTCGCGTCTTTCTCCAGCATGCGCAGCGTTTGCCGGACGCCTTTCTCCACCCGTCGGAAGTGAAGCTTTTTCAAGAGGCTCTGCTGCTGCTGACGTCCCCACTCCAGATCCCTGAGGAAGACCTGCGCAGGGGAG
This genomic stretch from Festucalex cinctus isolate MCC-2025b chromosome 13, RoL_Fcin_1.0, whole genome shotgun sequence harbors:
- the smco4 gene encoding single-pass membrane and coiled-coil domain-containing protein 4 isoform X2, translated to MRPISGCQDVTDLPRFTFNPKEGIDNPALVITDDFESEPNPLPKLQRLRRVEGQNFGFYLQRTTDEQGLEITDVDPWSPAEHSGLKRGDRVLEVNDEYVLDMDFFKVARKIQTCGLHLFLLVLRRHDYEQAVCSGVDLQSLATAAKGGHCSRPKLCHVSRRLHSGLGMTLISPEGLRGHCILSVENGGPGEKAGVASGDRLVWMDGVATSGLTHVSVNRSLKKSVDSVTVLVIDGESESRYMRRKMAILPVLAGHVHLPHSAKTMHLVKGPDGYGFMLKQERFPDKRQPVHVLREVDQGSPAEESGMEDGDLLLAVNGEPVEFMEHDDIVKMVRKSGERVSLTAISTPGRRFFRQLGISPLFFHDEFINNQDDFVRGQTGFQTAQPQRFGDALL
- the smco4 gene encoding single-pass membrane and coiled-coil domain-containing protein 4 isoform X1, which codes for MRPISGTGCQDVTDLPRFTFNPKEGIDNPALVITDDFESEPNPLPKLQRLRRVEGQNFGFYLQRTTDEQGLEITDVDPWSPAEHSGLKRGDRVLEVNDEYVLDMDFFKVARKIQTCGLHLFLLVLRRHDYEQAVCSGVDLQSLATAAKGGHCSRPKLCHVSRRLHSGLGMTLISPEGLRGHCILSVENGGPGEKAGVASGDRLVWMDGVATSGLTHVSVNRSLKKSVDSVTVLVIDGESESRYMRRKMAILPVLAGHVHLPHSAKTMHLVKGPDGYGFMLKQERFPDKRQPVHVLREVDQGSPAEESGMEDGDLLLAVNGEPVEFMEHDDIVKMVRKSGERVSLTAISTPGRRFFRQLGISPLFFHDEFINNQDDFVRGQTGFQTAQPQRFGDALL
- the smco4 gene encoding single-pass membrane and coiled-coil domain-containing protein 4 isoform X3, producing MDAENGHLSEYLKKSVDSVTVLVIDGESESRYMRRKMAILPVLAGHVHLPHSAKTMHLVKGPDGYGFMLKQERFPDKRQPVHVLREVDQGSPAEESGMEDGDLLLAVNGEPVEFMEHDDIVKMVRKSGERVSLTAISTPGRRFFRQLGISPLFFHDEFINNQDDFVRGQTGFQTAQPQRFGDALL